Proteins co-encoded in one Ruegeria pomeroyi DSS-3 genomic window:
- a CDS encoding DUF1028 domain-containing protein: MTFSLVARCAKTGMFGMAISSSSPAVAARCAFARAGVGAVASQNVTDPSLGPKTLDLMERGASAEAAVRQIAGEATHIAYRQLLAIDGQGTTAIHSGQNVLGNWNEAQGKDVASGGNLLAHDGVPAAIVLAFETSEGHLGDRLIAAMRAGLSAGGEAGPVHSAGMMLVDKVSWPVADLRCDWTEDCPIEAVATAWDIYKPQLNDYVRRALDPGAAPSYGVPGDA, translated from the coding sequence ATGACGTTCTCACTCGTGGCGCGCTGCGCCAAGACCGGCATGTTCGGCATGGCAATCTCCTCTTCCTCTCCGGCCGTTGCGGCCCGCTGCGCTTTTGCGCGAGCCGGTGTGGGGGCTGTCGCCAGTCAGAATGTCACTGACCCCAGCCTAGGGCCAAAGACGCTGGACCTGATGGAACGGGGCGCCTCTGCTGAGGCGGCGGTGCGCCAGATTGCAGGCGAAGCTACGCATATCGCATACCGGCAACTTCTGGCGATTGATGGTCAGGGGACCACCGCCATACACTCTGGCCAGAACGTGCTGGGCAACTGGAACGAGGCGCAGGGTAAAGATGTTGCATCAGGTGGCAATCTGCTGGCCCATGATGGGGTGCCTGCAGCCATTGTTCTTGCATTCGAAACCTCCGAGGGCCATCTGGGCGACCGGCTGATCGCCGCCATGCGCGCAGGGCTGTCCGCCGGGGGGGAGGCCGGGCCTGTACATTCTGCTGGTATGATGCTGGTCGACAAGGTGAGCTGGCCTGTGGCTGACCTGCGCTGCGACTGGACCGAAGATTGTCCTATCGAGGCGGTCGCGACTGCCTGGGATATCTACAAACCGCAACTGAACGATTACGTGCGCCGCGCGCTCGATCCCGGTGCCGCGCCATCCTACGGCGTTCCAGGGGACGCATGA
- a CDS encoding RidA family protein, with the protein MAHTRIRTFNTADTYPEQALDNDLCQVVVTRGGRTVWMRGQCPQNLDDAKNIDSHDPAEQTHKVMQNIKQLIEEAGGEMAHLVKVVVYITDVRHREAVYRTMGEYIKGVHPVSTGLVVQALARPEWLVEIDATAVIPD; encoded by the coding sequence ATGGCCCACACCCGTATCCGCACATTCAATACCGCCGATACTTACCCTGAGCAGGCGCTTGATAATGACCTATGCCAAGTTGTTGTCACGCGCGGCGGACGCACTGTCTGGATGCGCGGGCAGTGCCCACAGAATCTGGATGATGCGAAGAACATCGACAGTCACGACCCGGCCGAGCAGACCCACAAGGTGATGCAGAACATCAAGCAATTGATCGAGGAAGCAGGGGGAGAGATGGCGCATCTGGTCAAGGTCGTCGTCTACATCACCGATGTGCGCCACCGCGAGGCGGTGTATCGCACCATGGGCGAATATATCAAAGGCGTACACCCAGTCTCGACCGGGCTGGTTGTGCAGGCCCTCGCGCGGCCCGAATGGCTGGTGGAAATCGACGCCACCGCCGTGATCCCGGATTAG
- a CDS encoding aromatic ring-hydroxylating oxygenase subunit alpha: protein MPKDHIDPIAALRENTSVPFERARAMPTEVYTEQSFVDAELEYIFRKDWYCVGRADALSAPGDYVACELAGQPIVVLRDRDGDLRAMSNVCLHRMSTLLHGRGNAKTIVCPYHAWTYNLDGKLRGAPAMTKNEGFCKDQYALPQVRCEEWLGWVFVCLDPEATPVAAQLAEVAAKIEGYDMANYSEAFYEEHVWDTNWKVLAENFMESYHLPVCHAGTIGGLSRLEDMICPPGHAAFNYHTILKDESLRIAMAHPSNDRLEGDARRTTYLLALYPSLMITLTPGYFWYLSLHPKGPGQVHIRFGGGMSNDFAADPDAQDNFTALKTLLDEVNVEDRGCTEKVYRGLCSEVATPGHLSHLERPNYDFAKYLMARIDAGSSS, encoded by the coding sequence ATGCCCAAAGACCATATTGATCCCATCGCCGCCCTGCGCGAGAACACGTCGGTCCCCTTTGAACGCGCGCGGGCGATGCCCACCGAGGTTTACACCGAACAGAGCTTTGTCGACGCGGAACTGGAGTATATCTTTCGCAAGGATTGGTATTGTGTCGGCCGTGCCGATGCGCTGTCGGCTCCGGGAGATTATGTGGCGTGCGAATTGGCAGGCCAGCCCATCGTGGTGCTTCGCGACCGCGACGGCGATTTGCGTGCAATGAGCAACGTCTGCCTTCACCGTATGTCGACCCTCTTGCATGGGCGTGGCAACGCCAAAACGATTGTCTGTCCCTATCATGCCTGGACCTACAACCTTGATGGCAAGCTGCGCGGCGCGCCTGCGATGACCAAGAATGAGGGCTTTTGCAAAGACCAATATGCGCTGCCGCAGGTCCGGTGCGAAGAATGGCTGGGGTGGGTGTTTGTCTGTCTTGATCCGGAGGCCACCCCGGTGGCCGCACAGCTGGCCGAAGTGGCGGCGAAGATCGAAGGCTATGACATGGCAAACTATTCGGAGGCGTTCTACGAAGAACATGTCTGGGACACCAACTGGAAGGTGCTGGCCGAGAATTTTATGGAAAGTTACCATTTGCCGGTGTGTCACGCCGGAACGATCGGGGGTCTGTCCAGGCTTGAAGACATGATCTGTCCGCCGGGGCATGCGGCTTTCAACTATCATACGATCCTAAAGGATGAATCCCTGCGGATCGCCATGGCGCATCCCAGCAATGACCGGCTGGAAGGCGACGCAAGGCGTACGACCTATCTGCTGGCGCTCTACCCAAGCTTGATGATCACGCTGACACCGGGATACTTTTGGTATCTGTCCCTGCATCCCAAGGGGCCAGGTCAGGTGCACATTCGTTTCGGCGGCGGTATGTCGAACGATTTTGCAGCTGATCCGGATGCGCAGGATAACTTTACCGCGCTCAAGACACTTCTGGATGAGGTGAATGTCGAGGATCGCGGCTGCACTGAAAAAGTCTATCGTGGCCTATGTTCAGAAGTGGCGACACCCGGCCATCTGAGCCACCTGGAACGCCCGAACTACGACTTTGCAAAGTATCTTATGGCCCGAATCGACGCAGGGAGCTCGTCTTAG
- a CDS encoding flavin-containing monooxygenase, translating into MEKFDTVVIGAGQAGIATSEHLRALGIDHVVLERGRIAERWRSERWDSLVANGPAWHDRFPGMAFSCDGDVFADKECVARYFEDYAKMIDAPVRTGVTVERARPHADRAGFLVETSQGTFDARNLICATGPFQKPAIPPIIPETSDLTQMHSTAYRNPDALPDGAVLVIGGGSSGSQIAAELHDAGRKVFFSIGPHDRPPRRYRGRDNVWWLGVLGIWNMDTPAPGTEHVTIAVSGAHGGKTVDFRLLAERGITLLGMSSGYEDGVLHIANDLKTNLDAGDANMLSLLEAADAYIKRTGIDLPPEPEAWVIPDDPDCVSNPVRALDLSENNIGTVIWATGFQFDYDWLEADTLDDRGSPIHQRGISAVPGLYFVGLPWQSRRGSSFIWGVWHDAKFIADQIAIQENYLAYRPTASS; encoded by the coding sequence ATGGAAAAGTTCGACACCGTAGTTATAGGGGCAGGCCAGGCGGGCATCGCCACCAGTGAACATCTGCGCGCCCTAGGCATTGATCATGTCGTGCTGGAACGGGGCCGTATCGCCGAACGCTGGAGAAGCGAGCGGTGGGATTCGCTTGTCGCAAACGGGCCAGCCTGGCATGATCGCTTTCCCGGCATGGCGTTTTCCTGCGATGGCGATGTCTTCGCGGACAAGGAGTGCGTCGCCCGGTATTTTGAAGACTATGCCAAAATGATTGACGCGCCCGTGCGCACCGGTGTCACGGTCGAGCGCGCTCGCCCCCATGCCGACCGCGCAGGCTTTCTGGTTGAGACGTCCCAAGGCACTTTCGACGCGCGCAATCTTATCTGTGCCACGGGACCGTTTCAGAAACCGGCGATCCCACCAATCATCCCCGAGACCTCTGACCTCACGCAGATGCATTCGACTGCTTATCGCAATCCCGATGCTTTGCCCGACGGCGCCGTTCTGGTCATCGGTGGGGGCTCATCAGGGTCGCAAATCGCTGCAGAGTTGCACGATGCCGGGCGCAAGGTTTTCTTTTCGATCGGCCCCCACGACCGCCCCCCTCGCCGCTATCGCGGGCGTGACAATGTCTGGTGGCTGGGCGTTCTGGGTATCTGGAATATGGATACACCCGCACCCGGCACCGAACATGTGACCATAGCCGTCAGCGGGGCGCATGGTGGGAAAACCGTGGATTTCCGGCTCCTTGCCGAACGCGGCATTACCCTGTTGGGGATGTCGTCAGGATATGAAGACGGTGTTCTGCACATCGCGAATGACCTGAAAACGAATCTTGATGCAGGGGACGCGAACATGCTGTCCCTGCTTGAGGCAGCAGACGCCTATATCAAACGCACCGGCATCGACTTGCCGCCAGAGCCTGAGGCATGGGTGATACCAGACGATCCGGACTGTGTTTCAAACCCGGTCCGAGCGCTGGACCTAAGCGAAAACAACATCGGCACAGTTATCTGGGCGACCGGGTTCCAGTTCGATTATGACTGGCTGGAAGCAGATACGCTGGACGACCGGGGCAGCCCGATCCATCAGCGCGGAATCTCTGCCGTGCCGGGGCTCTACTTCGTCGGCTTGCCCTGGCAATCGCGCCGCGGATCGTCGTTTATCTGGGGCGTTTGGCATGACGCCAAGTTCATCGCCGACCAAATCGCTATCCAGGAAAACTATCTGGCCTATCGACCAACTGCATCCTCATGA
- a CDS encoding LacI family DNA-binding transcriptional regulator: MTADTKRPLTLRDVSEASGVSEMTVSRVLRNRGDVSDATRARVLAAAKELGYVPNKIAGALASNRVNLVAVIIPSLSNMVFPEVLTGINQVLEDTELQPVVGVTDYLPEKEEKVLYEMLSWRPSGVIIAGLEHSEAARAMLDAAGIPVVEIMDSDGKPVDAMVGISHRRAGREMAQAILKAGYRRIGFMGTKMPLDYRARKRFEGFTEVLGKNGVEIEDREFYSGGSALAKGREMTQAMLERSPDLDFLYYSNDMIAAGGLLYLLEQGIDIPGQIGLAGFNNVELLQGLPRKLATMDACRLEIGRKAAEIIAKRLEDPEAEIETRITLEPKISYGDTLKRR; encoded by the coding sequence TTGACAGCAGATACCAAACGTCCGCTCACCCTTCGCGATGTCTCCGAAGCTTCGGGGGTTTCCGAGATGACCGTCAGCCGGGTGTTGCGAAATCGCGGGGATGTGTCCGACGCAACCCGCGCCCGGGTTCTCGCCGCGGCCAAGGAGTTGGGTTATGTCCCCAACAAGATCGCCGGCGCACTGGCCTCGAACCGGGTCAACCTCGTGGCGGTGATCATCCCGTCGCTGTCGAACATGGTGTTCCCCGAGGTGCTGACCGGCATCAATCAGGTGCTCGAAGATACCGAGTTGCAACCGGTGGTCGGCGTCACCGACTATCTCCCCGAGAAAGAGGAGAAGGTGCTGTACGAGATGCTCTCGTGGCGCCCCTCGGGCGTGATCATCGCGGGGCTTGAGCATTCCGAGGCGGCGCGCGCCATGCTGGATGCCGCCGGGATCCCGGTGGTCGAGATCATGGACAGCGACGGCAAGCCGGTGGATGCGATGGTGGGGATTTCGCACCGCCGCGCCGGGCGCGAGATGGCGCAGGCGATCCTGAAGGCAGGCTATCGCCGGATCGGTTTTATGGGCACCAAGATGCCGCTCGACTATCGCGCCCGCAAACGGTTCGAAGGATTCACCGAGGTGCTGGGCAAGAACGGGGTCGAGATCGAGGATCGCGAGTTCTACTCCGGCGGCTCGGCGCTGGCCAAGGGGCGCGAGATGACGCAAGCCATGCTGGAACGCTCGCCAGACCTCGATTTCCTCTATTACTCCAACGACATGATCGCTGCGGGTGGTCTGCTCTATCTGCTGGAACAGGGGATCGACATTCCCGGCCAGATCGGACTTGCCGGCTTCAACAATGTAGAGCTTCTCCAAGGCCTGCCGCGCAAACTGGCCACGATGGATGCCTGCCGGCTGGAGATCGGGCGCAAGGCGGCCGAGATCATCGCCAAACGGCTCGAAGACCCCGAGGCCGAGATCGAGACGCGCATCACGCTGGAGCCCAAGATCAGCTATGGCGACACGCTGAAACGGCGCTGA
- a CDS encoding winged helix-turn-helix domain-containing protein, protein MALQRLDNRAARALFLDRHGLAEQPSGPARGVALLELITRLGFVQLDSINTVARAHDLILFSRRPSYRPPDLKRLYEQDRALFEHWTHDAAVIPMAFYPHWHMRFQRDAEMLRARWKNWRRDGFEGKFAAVLDHIRDHGPVGSSDVGKDEEKTSGGWWDWHPSKTALEYLWRSGALTVIGRDGFQKRYDLTERVIEDHLRPGALDHDPEATVDWLCNAALDRLGFATTGELAAFWDSSSPAETRNWAAGAEARGEVETIEITCADGSLRKVLARPDVLDQAIAVPPAPGRIRVLSPFDPALRDRKRAERLFGFHYRIEVFVPEPKRVYGYYVFPLLEGDRLIGRIDMKAHRDCGELRVRALWPERGLRWSPARTRRLEAELDRIRRLAGVEQVILAKDWLRDPL, encoded by the coding sequence GTGGCGCTGCAACGGCTCGACAACCGCGCGGCGCGGGCGCTGTTCCTGGACCGGCACGGGTTGGCGGAACAGCCCAGCGGACCGGCACGCGGGGTCGCTCTGCTCGAGTTGATCACCCGGCTCGGCTTTGTGCAGCTTGACAGTATCAACACCGTGGCGCGGGCGCATGACCTGATCCTGTTCTCGCGCCGCCCCTCCTATCGCCCGCCCGATCTGAAGCGGCTGTACGAGCAGGACCGGGCATTGTTCGAACATTGGACCCATGACGCCGCCGTCATCCCGATGGCCTTCTACCCGCATTGGCATATGCGGTTTCAGCGCGATGCAGAGATGCTGCGCGCAAGGTGGAAGAACTGGCGCCGCGACGGGTTCGAGGGCAAATTCGCCGCCGTGCTCGACCATATCCGCGATCACGGGCCGGTCGGTTCCTCCGATGTCGGCAAGGACGAGGAAAAGACCTCGGGCGGCTGGTGGGACTGGCATCCCTCCAAGACCGCGCTGGAGTATCTGTGGCGCTCGGGCGCGCTGACGGTGATCGGGCGCGACGGGTTTCAGAAACGCTATGATCTGACCGAGCGGGTGATCGAAGACCATCTGCGCCCCGGTGCGCTGGACCATGATCCCGAGGCAACGGTGGATTGGCTGTGTAACGCCGCCCTTGACCGGCTGGGTTTTGCCACCACGGGCGAGCTGGCCGCTTTCTGGGACAGCTCCAGCCCGGCCGAAACCCGCAACTGGGCGGCTGGGGCCGAAGCGCGGGGCGAGGTCGAAACCATCGAGATCACCTGTGCCGATGGCAGCCTGCGCAAGGTGCTCGCGCGGCCCGATGTATTGGACCAAGCCATCGCCGTGCCACCCGCGCCGGGCCGTATCCGCGTGCTCAGCCCGTTCGACCCGGCGCTGCGCGACCGCAAACGCGCCGAGCGGCTCTTTGGTTTTCACTACCGGATCGAGGTCTTCGTGCCCGAACCCAAACGGGTCTATGGCTATTATGTTTTCCCGCTGCTCGAAGGCGACAGGCTGATCGGGCGCATCGACATGAAGGCGCATCGTGATTGTGGAGAGCTTCGGGTGCGCGCGCTCTGGCCCGAACGCGGGCTGCGCTGGTCGCCCGCCCGTACCCGGCGGCTGGAGGCCGAACTGGACCGCATCCGCCGCCTGGCCGGGGTTGAACAGGTCATCCTTGCCAAGGACTGGCTGCGCGACCCTCTCTGA
- a CDS encoding HpcH/HpaI aldolase family protein, whose translation MPAPKNPFKQALAEGRRQIGCWMSFAEPIVAEVMGTCGFDWLVVDGEHAPNDIRSIRDQLTALAASPSHPVVRVPVGEDWIIKQALDAGAQTVLVPIVESADQARQLVRACRYPPTGVRGVGATAARASRFGSVSEYIQTADQEICLLVQVENRAGMAALDEILTVEGVDGVFIGPADLSTDMGFQGNSAAPEVRAVVADAMARIRAAGKAPGILGTNEEATQAYLEMGAQFLAVGLDVMLLAQTARSLSARWKTA comes from the coding sequence ATGCCCGCGCCCAAGAACCCGTTCAAGCAGGCCCTCGCCGAAGGCAGGCGCCAGATCGGTTGCTGGATGAGTTTTGCCGAACCAATTGTCGCCGAGGTAATGGGGACCTGCGGGTTCGACTGGCTGGTGGTGGATGGCGAACATGCGCCCAATGACATCCGCTCGATCCGCGACCAGCTGACCGCTTTGGCAGCCAGCCCGTCGCATCCGGTGGTGCGGGTGCCGGTGGGTGAGGACTGGATCATCAAGCAGGCGCTGGACGCCGGCGCGCAAACCGTGCTGGTGCCGATCGTGGAAAGCGCGGATCAGGCCCGCCAGCTGGTGCGCGCCTGCCGCTATCCACCGACCGGTGTGCGTGGTGTCGGCGCCACCGCCGCCCGGGCCAGCCGGTTCGGCAGCGTCAGCGAGTATATCCAGACCGCCGATCAGGAAATCTGTCTGTTGGTGCAGGTCGAGAACCGCGCCGGCATGGCGGCGCTGGACGAGATCCTGACGGTCGAGGGCGTGGACGGCGTGTTCATCGGCCCGGCCGATCTGAGCACCGACATGGGTTTCCAGGGTAACAGCGCCGCCCCAGAGGTGCGCGCCGTCGTCGCAGATGCGATGGCCCGCATCCGCGCCGCAGGCAAGGCGCCGGGCATCCTGGGCACCAATGAAGAGGCGACCCAGGCCTATCTGGAGATGGGCGCCCAGTTTCTGGCGGTGGGTCTGGATGTCATGCTGCTGGCGCAGACCGCACGCTCCTTGTCGGCGCGCTGGAAAACCGCCTGA
- a CDS encoding pyridoxal phosphate-dependent decarboxylase family protein encodes MKWDEFADWGRRVADWTQDYHLTVGERPVRARTEPGAILNALPATPPETPEAMEDIFRDFEDIVMPGITHWQHPRFFAYFNSNASAPSVLAEFLASAIAPQCMLWQTSPAATEMETRMMDWLRQALDLPEGFAGVIQDSASSATLAAVLTLREKALNWQGNRQGLFGQKPLRIYCSSEVHTSVDRAIWVAGIGQDNLVRIPIKGDWRGMDPDALEAAIKADLAAGRHPAGLILCVGGTGTGATDPVDRCLDVAEKYGLYTHVDAAWAGSAMICPEFRHYWSGIARADSIVFNPHKWLGVQFDCSAHFLKNPDDLVRTLAIQPEYLKTHGRDGIINYSEWSVPLGRRFRALKLWFLMRSYGMEGLRQRLRNHIAWSGALHDRLTAEPDFEMVTPPMWSLWTFRYRRDGADLDALNLRLVNAINDDGRIYLTQTRVDGALVIRFQAGQFETTEEDVGMAFDVITEIARALP; translated from the coding sequence ATGAAATGGGATGAATTCGCCGATTGGGGCCGACGGGTCGCCGACTGGACGCAGGACTATCACCTGACCGTGGGCGAACGACCGGTGCGCGCCCGGACCGAGCCGGGCGCGATCCTGAACGCCTTGCCCGCAACACCGCCCGAGACGCCCGAAGCGATGGAGGATATCTTTCGCGATTTCGAGGATATCGTGATGCCCGGCATCACCCATTGGCAGCATCCGCGCTTCTTTGCCTATTTCAACTCCAACGCATCGGCGCCCTCGGTGCTGGCCGAGTTCCTGGCCTCGGCCATCGCGCCGCAATGCATGTTGTGGCAGACCTCTCCCGCCGCGACCGAGATGGAAACGCGGATGATGGACTGGCTGCGCCAGGCGCTGGACCTGCCCGAAGGCTTCGCGGGCGTGATCCAGGACAGCGCCTCGTCGGCGACGCTGGCGGCGGTGCTGACGCTCAGGGAAAAGGCGCTGAACTGGCAGGGGAACCGGCAGGGCCTGTTCGGTCAGAAACCGCTGCGGATCTATTGCTCGTCCGAGGTTCATACCTCGGTCGATCGCGCCATCTGGGTCGCCGGGATCGGCCAGGACAATCTGGTTCGGATACCGATCAAGGGCGACTGGCGCGGCATGGACCCCGACGCGCTGGAGGCCGCGATCAAGGCCGATCTGGCGGCTGGGCGGCATCCGGCGGGCCTGATCCTGTGTGTGGGTGGCACCGGCACCGGTGCCACCGATCCGGTGGACCGCTGTCTGGACGTGGCCGAGAAATACGGCCTTTATACTCATGTGGACGCGGCCTGGGCCGGGTCGGCGATGATCTGCCCCGAGTTCCGCCATTACTGGTCCGGCATCGCGCGCGCCGACAGTATCGTGTTCAACCCGCATAAATGGCTGGGGGTACAGTTCGACTGTTCGGCGCATTTCCTGAAAAACCCCGACGATCTGGTGCGCACGCTGGCGATCCAGCCAGAGTATCTCAAGACCCACGGACGCGATGGGATCATCAACTATTCGGAATGGTCGGTGCCGCTGGGCCGCCGGTTCCGGGCGCTGAAACTGTGGTTCCTGATGCGCAGCTATGGGATGGAGGGGCTGCGCCAGAGGTTGCGCAACCATATCGCCTGGTCGGGCGCATTGCATGACCGGCTTACCGCCGAACCGGATTTCGAGATGGTGACGCCGCCGATGTGGTCGCTCTGGACCTTTCGCTATCGGCGCGATGGGGCCGACCTGGACGCGTTGAACCTTCGGCTGGTCAACGCCATCAACGATGACGGGCGTATCTATCTGACCCAGACCCGCGTCGATGGTGCGCTGGTGATCCGGTTTCAGGCCGGCCAATTCGAAACCACCGAGGAGGACGTGGGCATGGCCTTTGACGTGATCACCGAAATCGCCCGCGCACTGCCCTGA
- the hpaD gene encoding 3,4-dihydroxyphenylacetate 2,3-dioxygenase codes for MPVPAPNLYPPFNIVRLSHVEYRVRDLAASRAFYVDILGLQVTHEESGRLYLRAMEERGHHCIVLVEADTADVGVLGFKLYDEPDLERAERFFAEKSLPTAWVERPHMGRTLRTRDPWGIPLEFYVRMDRLPPIHQKYRLYNGVKPLRIDHFNMFSADVDASVAFYGEMGFRVTEYTEDDESGRLWAAWMHRKGGVHDVAFTNGLGPRLHHTAFWVPTPLNIIDLLDLMSTSGYVANIERGPGRHGISNAFFLYVRDPDGHRIEIYCSDYQTVDPDLEPIRWSLTDPQRQTLWGAPAPKSWFEEGSTFESAEPVPSQLKAQPIIAP; via the coding sequence ATGCCCGTCCCCGCGCCCAATCTCTACCCGCCCTTCAACATCGTGCGGCTCAGCCATGTGGAGTACCGGGTAAGGGATCTTGCGGCCAGTCGTGCCTTCTATGTCGATATCCTTGGCCTTCAGGTCACCCATGAAGAATCCGGGCGACTCTATCTGCGCGCGATGGAAGAGCGCGGCCATCACTGCATCGTCCTGGTTGAGGCCGATACGGCGGATGTAGGTGTGCTGGGCTTCAAACTTTATGACGAACCGGATCTGGAGCGGGCCGAAAGATTTTTCGCCGAAAAATCTTTGCCCACCGCCTGGGTCGAGCGGCCCCATATGGGCCGCACGCTGCGCACCCGCGATCCCTGGGGCATTCCGCTGGAATTCTATGTGCGGATGGACCGGCTGCCGCCGATCCACCAGAAATACCGGCTTTATAACGGCGTGAAGCCGCTCAGGATCGACCATTTCAACATGTTCTCGGCGGATGTGGATGCCAGCGTCGCCTTTTACGGCGAGATGGGGTTTCGTGTCACCGAATATACCGAAGATGACGAAAGCGGCCGCCTCTGGGCCGCCTGGATGCACCGCAAGGGCGGTGTGCATGATGTCGCCTTTACCAACGGGCTGGGTCCCCGCCTGCATCACACCGCCTTCTGGGTCCCCACTCCGCTCAACATCATCGACCTGCTCGATCTGATGAGCACCAGCGGTTATGTCGCCAATATCGAGCGCGGGCCGGGGCGGCACGGGATATCGAACGCCTTTTTCCTGTATGTCCGCGACCCCGACGGGCACCGGATCGAGATCTATTGTTCGGACTATCAGACGGTCGACCCGGATCTCGAACCGATCCGCTGGTCGCTGACCGACCCGCAGCGCCAGACCCTGTGGGGGGCACCCGCCCCGAAAAGCTGGTTCGAAGAGGGATCAACCTTTGAAAGTGCCGAACCGGTGCCAAGCCAACTCAAGGCGCAACCAATCATTGCCCCTTGA
- the hpaR gene encoding homoprotocatechuate degradation operon regulator HpaR, producing MSSDLPNTSRSLPIALLRARERVMRPVRGILMDVGITEQQWRVLRVLEEEGPQDPTRIAEGACLLLPSLTRILQKLEEKQLIARQPDPGDGRKQIVSITPGGTQIIRDNQGASQAVFEGIQAQMGPERYEMLLDLLNELYRDKAD from the coding sequence ATGAGTTCCGATTTGCCCAACACGTCCAGATCCTTGCCCATCGCGCTCCTGCGCGCGCGCGAACGGGTTATGCGCCCGGTGCGCGGTATTCTGATGGATGTGGGAATCACCGAGCAGCAATGGCGGGTCCTGCGGGTGCTCGAGGAGGAGGGGCCGCAAGACCCGACCCGAATCGCCGAAGGCGCCTGCCTGCTGCTGCCCAGCCTGACCCGGATTCTGCAGAAGCTGGAAGAGAAGCAGCTGATCGCGCGCCAGCCCGACCCGGGTGACGGGCGCAAGCAGATCGTCAGCATCACCCCGGGCGGCACCCAGATCATCCGCGACAATCAGGGCGCCAGCCAGGCCGTGTTCGAGGGTATTCAGGCGCAGATGGGGCCCGAACGCTATGAGATGCTGCTTGACCTGCTGAACGAGCTTTACCGCGACAAAGCTGATTGA
- a CDS encoding cupin domain-containing protein, producing the protein MSEQLGTLEELPQDYREQMAAAGVAPLWPMMRNVLPHDAPRPVTRAGHWSFPALRPLLLRAGELTPVEKAERRVLVLSDPGRGTGAMQATATIYLGLQLLLPGESAPAHRHTPSAVRIVVEGLGGYTVVDGERLPMEPGDLVLTPGGEWHDHGHDGDEPVIWLDALDLPLFVQLEGSYAIEGELQAQRNRPDASQVEYSAAGLAPSRRPGRGARRYPMMRYPWAATETALRQMAAYGEGIAELDYINPETGEDVLTALGFTAMMLTAGQVETPPLRSCSSAFHVIAGSGRSEIDGQVIEWGPKDTFTAPVFARIRHEAESEAFMVRIHDRPLQEKLGYYEERAR; encoded by the coding sequence ATGAGTGAACAGCTGGGAACGCTGGAAGAATTGCCGCAGGACTATCGCGAACAGATGGCTGCGGCGGGTGTAGCACCGCTCTGGCCGATGATGCGCAACGTGCTCCCGCATGACGCACCACGGCCGGTGACGCGGGCGGGGCACTGGTCCTTTCCTGCTTTGCGCCCACTGCTGCTGCGTGCAGGCGAACTGACGCCGGTGGAAAAAGCCGAACGCCGGGTGCTGGTCCTGTCCGATCCGGGGCGCGGCACGGGTGCGATGCAGGCGACAGCGACCATTTATCTGGGTCTGCAACTCCTGTTGCCCGGAGAATCGGCGCCTGCGCATCGCCACACGCCCTCGGCGGTGCGGATCGTGGTCGAGGGGCTGGGCGGCTATACTGTGGTCGATGGCGAGCGCCTGCCGATGGAGCCGGGTGACCTGGTTCTGACGCCGGGCGGCGAATGGCACGATCACGGGCATGATGGGGACGAGCCGGTGATCTGGCTCGACGCGCTCGACCTGCCGCTGTTCGTGCAGCTCGAAGGGTCCTATGCGATCGAGGGCGAGTTGCAGGCGCAGCGCAACCGCCCCGATGCCAGTCAGGTCGAATACAGCGCCGCCGGGCTGGCCCCGTCGCGACGGCCGGGTCGGGGTGCGCGGCGCTATCCGATGATGCGCTATCCCTGGGCCGCGACCGAGACAGCGCTGCGCCAGATGGCGGCCTATGGCGAGGGCATTGCCGAGCTGGATTATATCAACCCCGAAACCGGCGAGGATGTGTTGACCGCGCTTGGCTTCACCGCAATGATGCTGACGGCGGGACAGGTCGAGACGCCGCCGCTGCGCTCCTGCTCTTCGGCCTTTCACGTGATCGCGGGCTCCGGGCGCAGTGAGATCGACGGGCAGGTAATCGAATGGGGTCCAAAGGACACGTTCACCGCGCCAGTCTTTGCGCGCATCCGGCATGAAGCGGAAAGCGAGGCGTTTATGGTCCGAATCCACGACCGGCCGCTGCAAGAGAAACTTGGTTACTACGAGGAACGCGCCAGATGA